The window CTCTTTAATGAATTCAGCCCACCTATTTCACGTGCAAATGATGATATATTACAATTTGCAGATACAAAGGACTGTACAGAAGACAAGGACATAGAGTGAATTTCATCAGGTGGAAGGGCAAAGTGTTACTGAGAAGGCAACCAACTCAGCTTCACAACTGTTGGTAAAATTACTtgtaacaaaaacatctcttcATAACAGCCTCCTGGCTCTTCCAAGCAGCTCTTTTGGCATTTAAAGTTAATTTtagaaataagatttttttaaaaaattgagcATTTAAATGAAACACCTAACTTGAAGGATTAAAGAACCCATAACTGATTGTTTTTCTAAAAACTAATTTGGTGACCATGGCTTGAAAAGCACTGGTGCCAAACAGGATTGCAGAATGCCATGTACTAAGGGTCATTATTTCCCAGTAAGAGAAGTTCCCCTGCTTTGAGGAGGTTCATTAGAAGGGCTCATGTCCAAGAGAAATCCTCCACAGTCACTTGAAAACTACGGAGAGCACAGGTGACCTCGTGAAACAGAAGCAGCCACTTGAGAGAGAGGAAGTTGCTCAACTCCCAAAAAGCTGACTCATGATGACTCGGCACCTTCTCCTCGCCTGTGACTATCACGTGTCAAGAGTTTCTGCCCTGAAGCAGCAAAATAAGGACCTGTTGAGGAGCTTTCTGAAGGAAATATTCATTACTAGTTTATACTCGTGGGTTTTATGTTATTCTGAAAGCAAACAGCTGTATCTGGGATTGAAAGAAAGGTATCACGCAAAATGAATTAGACTCTCTACACTACTCAGACATATAATTCAACTATTTTAAGGTAACAAACTAAAACCTGACagggaacaaacaaaaaatgataAAGCAGTCTGAAAAATTACCATTATTTTGTGTTTACTAATGTCATAAGttactaaaacaaacaaatccattAAAGGAGGCATGACTGCTATTTCACTAGGTTTTTAGCAAACTCTTGGCCACAAAAGTTCTGGGACAAGGCCAATTACACACTCAGAGTCTCAGCATGCCCAAGCTGCCTTTCCGTGTGTGCTTCCCTTTACGGTATGCTCCAGAGATTGAATAACTATTCCTTCAGCAGGCTCTGTGCTTAGGTCCCACACTGACAAGTTCCAGTCCTTTTGACTTTGCTGTGTGTGAAAATTCCTCTGTTCAGATATTCCATGGTGcctcatttctttcctcagtGCTCCTGGAAGCTGCTGACACTTgctctgcctggtgctgccctTTCTTTCTCAAGACCACGATCAGCAGGAACTTCTCAGGAGCCTTCCGACTGTCACCACAGACAGCACTGCTCAAGGGCTAGTAATTGTCCCCAGGGCTGACAAACGGGGTGACGTCCATGGAAGAgccataaactaaaacacagaTGAGGAAAGATTTTACGCTGAGGGTGGCAcggctctggagcagctgcacatgGAGGTGGCGGTGTCTCCCTCTCTGAGAGCCCTACCTGGACACGTTCCCGTGTCACCTGCTCGAGGTGACCCTGAAGGCTCTCCAGaggcccctcccagccccagtaATTCCGCAGCTCCGCGAACCAGCGCTGTCACACCGCCTTGCAATCACCGCCTGCTGCTGAGCGCCGGCCTGACTGACCCGGCTGCTTCCCGAGCGTCCTCCCCGGGGTCACTCCGTACCCCAGGCCCCGCTCACCTCCAGGTCCTGCACCGAGATCTCCATGTCGGTCAGGTACAGGTAGGGCACACCGCTGCCGCCGCAGGGCCCGGGCGGGCCGTCGCTGAGGGAGAAGATGTTGGCGAAGGGGCGGCCGCGCAGCCCCTCCTGCGCCGACAGCGTGGCCAGCGCGCCCCAGTCGCAGCTGTGCAGGACGTAGCGCGCCATGCGCGCCGCCTCCTCGGGCGGCGGGATGGCCGCCACGGCCGCCAGCAGCAGTCCCGATGCGGcgcacaggaggagcagcagccgtGCCATGGCTGAAGACGCGGACATCGCTCCCCGCACAGCTGCGCACCGGGACATCCCACCCCGCACGGCGCCGGGCCTCGACTGCCGGGCCCGCCTTTACCGCCTGCCCACCGGCCGGGAGGGGCGGAGCCTCGCCTGGTCTCACCaatgggagcagagctgcccaccTGCTCGAGCCAATGAGCGACAACATCGGGAGTGAAGAGCCACCACCCTCGCTGTCAGCCAATAGACTTGCGAGGTCCGCGGTCCTCAGCCAATGAGAGCCGCTGGAGGCGGGGCAATGAGCGCGGACGATGTAAACAACCGGGAGCGCGCGGCCCGGGAGGGGGCGGAGTCACCGGCGGCCCGGCAGCCAATGGGAGCCCAGCTCTGCGTCACCAAATTGATGGAAAAGACCCCAAAATCGCCGCGTCCGAGCTGTGACCAAGCACTGCCGAGTGCCCCGGAGCACGGCACCGACTGACACcgccagcccttccctgggaacCTCCAGTGAGCAGCCCATCCCAATGAATAATcatcctttctgtgaagaaattcctctgaatgtccagcctgaacctcctcggcacagcttgaggccgtGTGCTCCCATCGTGTCCCTCgtttcctgggagcagagaccAAAGTCCCCCTGGGCACACCGTGCTTTCGGCTAGCTGTAGAGCAGTGAggtgccccctgagcctccttttctccagactcaacacccccagttccctcagctcacagcactggcactccagacccttcccctgACTTGCTCCAGCCCGTCAAGGCCTTTTCCGAAGTgagagcccagaactggacatgGCATTCGagtacagagggacaatccctgccctgctcctgctgcccacgctgttcctgctccaggccagggTGCCACTGTTGGCCTGCTCGGACCTCACCGCGCTGGCCCCATCCCACAGAATCCCCTCACAATCCCGTTTCCTGGAGCACCGGCGCGGGAAGAAGGGAAGGTGGCGGCAGCGCTCCCGCTGGCCTGCGGGGGCCGCTGGCGGGACGCGGCTCCCGGAGATGTCCCgggatgtccctgctgtgtcctggaGGATGTCACGGAGATGCCCCGGCGGCTCCCGCCTGTGCCGAGCCAGGCCCCCCGCTCCGACACCTCCCGTTCTGCGGGGTCAGAGTGACACGGAACAGGCCATGGCAGCAGCCGGCCCCCGGCATCGCCCCTGCTTTGTGTGCCTGGGGAAGTCTGTCCCATCCTGCAAGTGTCCAAAACCCGCGTGGAGATGGCGCTTGAGGACACGCTTTAATGGTGAGCACGGGGCGCTGGGTTAACAGGTGGGCTCGGGGATCCTGAAGTTCCCAACCATGatgattctgtcattctgcaATCCAAGGGGTGGCACCAAAGGTCCCACTATCCCTGCCCACTGCTAAATCAGCCTCAAAGGCTGTTTCTGTGCCACCACAGGTGTTGGAGGCCCAGCCTTCCCTTGGGAAAACCTTATCCTTTAATCACAGGGATATATCACAGCAAGGACTATCTGTTTTGGGCCCAAAGCCCACAGAATGGTTTGCCACTGGGCAGAACTCAGGTTTTACTTCTTGCACACTGCAGGGTGTATGTCAGAGCCCTTGCCTCTGCAAGACTTGGTTTTGTCATCACCATTCCACCTTCCAATGAAGGCTCTTCCAAGCATCACTTACCCAAATAAACACTTAGCTTATTTTATCCGTCACCTTGTGCTCAGTAACCTTATAAAGGTTTGTATAAAGAGATGCTTTAAACTGGGGTAATACTGAGACTTGATTCAAGTGGTCCTAAAAGATGGTGGGTTTTTGTATTTCCACCTGGATCCAAGTATGTCCACGCTATGTAAACAGCAGTGTAGCACTGAGAAAACCAAATTAACTTGTCCTGTGAGCACCATCTGCCCCAGgtgccccacagcacccacagcttaTAGCAGCCCAGATGGATCATCCTGTTGGGCTGAACTCAGCAAGGAAAATACACCACCCATCCATTCCCTGCTGTCCTGTACAGgcagaacaaaataatttttcctccaGTATACTCCTTGCCTGCAGAGCATGGTTAGAGATCCCTGCTGTCCTCCATGGTTAGAGATCTCTGCTCCTCTCAAAGATACATggagcctcctgctgctgccttctcctggaGATGCTCAGGACAAACTGAAATTTtcatagggggaaaaaaaagaaaaaaaggatgctCTAAACCCCTGATGTGCAGCCACTAGGCTCTCTCACTTCCTCAGTTAGAtctcagagaaaggagaaggattCTCTCTGTTGTGCTGCAATATTGTCTAGGGGCTCTCAGCATCCTTGCATAACAGGCTCAAGAAAGTATTGGTAGGCATTACTAGTTCTCCTTTCCAAATCATGTGCCTCACTGCATTTAAAAGCCAGTGAATAGACAGCAATATCTCACCATAAATGGAGATATCCTTCCTCCAAGGTCGAGTTCATGGAATGATCTtaatttcagtgtgttttaTATGTGATGGGCTTCAGGCTGTGTCCCTGGAGGAGATGTATTTTAGTCAGAAAGTGGGCAAGGTTTCCGTCCTGCCTTGTGTCATGTTTTGTCTGCCctcttcagagctgcttttccccagccAGCTCTCTCTGGTTGCTGCATGGGCTGGGCACGGTTTGTGCTcagacacagcctggctgtgctctgctccaggctccctgTCTTGGTCAGGCAGTCTGTCTGTGCACAGGAACCTTTCTGTGCCCAGATAACCCTCGGGGCTGTGCAGGCTCGCTGGGTGCAGCGCTCGATTCCCCAGCCAGGGTGGCTCTCCCGTCCAAATGCCAGCCAGGGTGATTAAAGTCACTCTAAAGTCACTTGCCTGTGACAGAGGAGACTGACCTGTGAGTCAGCTCTGGCAAAAGCTGAAGCGCTCAGTGCTTTGAAGTGCCAGTGCTTGGTGCCACATGAGACCCACCATGCAAATTGTTTCTAAAAATGTTGGTTGGATTCTCTCCTGAGGAGgtgtcagccctgctgctgctacaGGTGGCACACAGAGCAGACAAATAAGACATTTATTTGTTCTCACCCTCAAACTTCCTGAATTACCTTGCTTGGGAATTCAGCTTGTGACTCTTTCTTTGGTGTATTTTTTAGAAGATAGGTAAAGTTATTACAGCGCTGGCCTGGTGCTCAGCCAAaagtccttttatttttttaatattcaccACACTGGCAGTGGCAAGGCAAGATTCCTCTGAGCACAACCTGTTAGGGACAGAAATATTGGTCCATTTTCAGTCAGACAATCCTGTTcagtcagagctggggctgcatgCTGAGGAAGCTGCTGGTGAGGGCCACTGCTTGTGGTGCTGCTTTCTGGGACACTGAGAGATGGGCAGTAGGACTGGCCTGAGAAcatcaaaaccagcacagacacCCAGAATTGTGTCAGCAGCCATGTTCTgattggttttgttggtttataTAAGCCTGGAGTACTAAAACTAGTAACCATAGAGGAATTGTTCAGTCTGGAAGCAAGCTGTCAGTGGCTCATGCTGATAATATTTGTCCCATCACTATATGAGTACAGTGGGATGCAGCCGTGCCTCTTAACACCCCAGCTCAGTTTGTTCTCTGAAGCCAAGCAGATCAGGAGAAAGAAGAGCTCTCCAAAAACATTCAGGTGCTGCAAGAGATGACACCAGTTATCTGAACACCACCCCCCAACCCCTGGTGGGCCCAGGGTGATCCACCTCGCTGTGATCTCATTATTACAAGGTGAAATTCTTCTTGTGCCATGCACCATTTTTTAACTTTACTCTGCTGAGGAACAGGCTTTTAGGAAGGCTTTTCCAGAACTGGCAGTTAGGAAGCCCTAATTAAGAAGCCTGGTTAGTCTGAACCATCATGTTAGCACTCAGGCACCAGCTGACAGTCAGAACGTGTCAAGTTGATCAATTTTTCAGTTATTCTCTACCACCTGCTTTTTTTAGGTGGCCAGCACGAAAAAGACACAAACTCACATTCCAATTCAGCTTAGTGAGAGCCACTTTATAACCACATCCTTGCATTGAACTCCCTTTGGTACCGGGACTTTCCCACTGACATCAGTTCCCAGGGGTGCAGAGAGCCTggcacacgtgtgtgtgtgtccgtgtgtctgtgctctcagcagcgcttccctgcagctgcagacccGAGCACAGCAATGTCAGTGGTAGGGAGCGTTCCAGCGGAGTTCATTTCCTGCTGAGGAGCCCCCGAAGCAGAGGGCGAGGCTCAGCGGCCGCGGCGTTGTTTCAGCGCCGGCAGCTCGGGGCGCGCTCAGCACAGGGTGGGCTCGAAAAGCGAGTTTCCCATAGAAAAGCGCTGCTCACGTTCGCTTCCTGTCGGGCTGCCAAGTGACAGACCTGATGTGTAAAGGCAACCCAAAACAGGATGTTGGCTTTTCGAGCTGATTGATCTTTGAAATGCAAATGTTGTTTCTTTGGTGGTTACCTTatccctcccctttttttttatttttcagttgagAATTGAGCTGCTTGAGTGGGAACAGAAAGGGTTGAAACCCCATTTTCAGGAGGTCAAAAGCCCAATATAGAAACAGCTGCTGGTTAGTGGTGTGAATTCCAGGAAAGGATGTGGGTAACAGCAGCCAAGGCCAGGCAGAGAGGTGGACAGAACGACCTCAGATACTGGCACTGACAGGTGAGCTCTACTAAACCCCTCAACAAATGTCTTAACAAAGCACAGAATTGCAATCTGTCCTGCAGGAACCCACAGCTCCCTCCACCCTTTGCTCTCCCACCACCCTGACAAACCTACCTTGCCAGATTTGGCAGCTAGGCAGACACACCCAAATGAGATAACTGCACGGACACAAATGCCAGACACAAAATTTCAGATGCCCTCCAATGCACTTTTAACTAACTGATTTTTGAATAAAGCATAGCCATGTCTCTGCACATCCTTTTTGTTGCTCCCTCTGAGCACCTTGCAGAGGCTCCACTCTCCATCCTTAATAAGGCAAGAAGCCAGCAAATGTTGCCCATGGTGTTTCCAAGCATGGCAGAACCCCTTACACCACCTGTTTGGAAGGAATGCCAGGATGAAGGAGTTCCTTGCACCTCTCCCCCACGTGCTGCCTGTAGCAGGAGTGCCAGTCATTTCTTCTGAAGCTGTGTTGGCCTCACATGTCTTGAAAAGAATCAGACAGGAAGCTGCAAAATCCAGGGGGCCACAACTGCAGCATTTTCTCAGTCAAATGAAATTTCCCCCCAGAGCCTGTTTTACTGTTTTAATGGCACTagtgattactttttttttctttgctgcagagcagaacagATGTGGAACTTTTTTTTGGGTATAAGACCAAGTTAGTCTCATAGACACTGCTACATCCCAGGTTTGTAAGCAGGGATATACAGAAGGATGCAAAGAGTCATACTGGAAGATACCTCCAAATACTTGCAAATGCACATCATGTGCAACACCCAGTTTCTCTGTAGAACCTCCCTTAATAAGGTTTGTTTCAGAGGTCTTGCAGCTAAAGCATGTGAGTTGTTTGTTCAAATTTTCTAGTGGTTTTCAGTCCAGAAacaagagagaggaaaacaaatccaCACCTCATGTCTTCCTGTCTGGAGAAAAACAGACACCATATTTCTGTGCATTCTCCCCTTGCTCCTTCAGGAAGGGAGATTTAGCATGGAAAAGTGTCAGAAGTACAGACAAAATGATTAAAATGCTCAGAGTACTGCATACTATGCCCAGAGCAATGGCATTTGGGAATCCAGCAGGCAGAAAAGGTTTGCTTTGTGGCAAGATACTTGGAGGCAGCAATAAATGGAGTGAAGAATTGTGGTGGGGCAGCTGcaacagcttttgctttactaATATGGGTGAAGTGATACTGCCTCTCCCTAGCAGTTTCCTTTTCTGTACACCTAAGCAAATGGTTTcctctgcacagcagagcccctgaaagcagaaagaaaatactgaaagagcccctgagcagcaggaaacaGTTATGGGAGGTGTCACTGACGGTGTGTTACATGGCAGATATCTAGAAAACAACATTTGTGACCCATGTCCAGTGAAATCCCTCAGCTTGAAatcctcctgctgtcccactgCAGGCAAAGCATGGGCAGTACAAGAATCCTGCCCTCTCTGCCTCAACCCTGTTTCTCAGTTCAGTTTCTATTCCCTGTCCTAATGTACCATTGTCAGGACTTGAAGAAATCAATAGGATTTCCAAACAAGTGGTAGTtccatttttgtatttatttgagATTTTAGTTTCTTATATCTACAGTTGGAGCATCTTGTGGTTGCTTACAGCAGAGGGGTTTCATCTAATCCATCTAATCCAGTGTTTCAACAACAGAAGATTAATTAGTCCTCTTGCCCAATCTTCAGATTGTAACAACTCAGCCTATCATTCTTTTGGCTAAGGACAGAGTGACTATTGTATATTGAATCTGGGAGATAATTGGATCACAATTTAAATCTGCAAATTCCACAGGAGTCCTGCAGCGTGCAGGACAGCAACAGTTAACTGCACTGGGAGAACCACTATCAGTAACAGGGAGCTGGGGTATCATGATGCTCACATTTAAATCCTTGCTGGAGCGTTTtcagccacagccagcagggactTGTGAAACACTGCAAGGGAGAAGCATGCATCCCTTCTAGAAAACATGCTTTAGCTCTCCTCTGCCCCCGAGGTACCGTGCCAAAATGACGATATGACATTGTGTCACTTTGCAGCTGCACTCAGGGCGAGGAAGCCAGCAGAAGACAAAGGGAGCGTTTCCAAATTCCTCTGCACCACCCTGCTCTCGAGAGGTGGGGACTGAAATTCTTTGAGAAGGAGCACATGCAAACAGTTGCTAAAAGAGATGTCCGGTTTACAACGCTGCGATTGGCGCGGAAAGGGAAACTGCAGCAAAAACATCCCGGagctttgtttttccccatcCGAATTTCTCTACCACCACGGGAGCGTCTCACTTCAGTGCACAAGTCTGAACATCCCTGCGAAGGGAGAGGAGGGCAACCCGCACCTTCCGACCTGGTGGTGTGAGAGACAAATTCAAGGCAGAAAGAGCTGGTCCTGCTTTACAGCTggacagtgccagccctgcatggGCACCCTCTGCCGGTGCCCACAATTCAGCCCTGTCCTCTCCCTGCGGGATCACCCAGATATTTGTCCTTCCTGGGAGTCCCAGCCACACACCAGGACAACGCCTTAAATTCTACCCAAGCCCCATAATCACCATTGCTCTCCTCCTGTTCTGCCTTTCTGAAGACAGTTCATTGCCGAGTGAAATTACcgaaaaggaggaagagaaaggaaagctgcAGTTAGAAGGAAAGGGATTCTCCCCTCACAAACAAACAGGCAAGAGACCCTGGGAGAGGGAAGTGTGGACAGCGGAGAGATCGAAGCAGAGATAGCAGGGCAGGAACTGCAAGCAGTGAAGAGAAATAGAGACTAAACggaggggtgggaggggagTAAAGATAAGGTGATAGAAAATAGGaaggaggagacagaaaaagggagagaggaaatgCACCCGCGGTGTCCCCCAGTTTGGGCGCGGAGGCACAGCTTGTTGCTTGTTGTCTCCCGAGCCCGGCGCTCCGGGAAGGACAGTATCTGTTTAGATTTGTGTCTAAATTTAAACCCTGATTGCCttgcctccccctcccctcccgtccctccctcccttcctctcacCCACCCGCCCTTCTTCCTTGTTCGCAGCGCAGGGCCACTGGCCGGgctctgtctgtccgtctgtccgctcgggctgagcagcagctgggatctCCCAGCCCTCCgcgctctgctctgcctctcctgaaCTTTTCCCACAGATAACAGGGAAAGGGGTGGGGAAGAAGGATTGCCCGGAGGACACCTCTCTTCTTGCAGGACATGGAGgtaaagaaaactttttttttatttccactaGCTTGTGACTGGCTCCGCGATCTGCTTTAGCTCCACCTTGCAAAGCAATTTCTCCCTGAAGGCAGCTTCCAACTATCTTTTTGCTGGCGTTCAGATCAAGGTCTCTTTCCTCCCACCCCGACTCCTGTCGTGCACCTCAGACTCTTTTGCAGGTTTTAATCCAGATTTGGAAAGCAGGGGGatggtttgggaaaaaattacCTCTGTGAAAGGGGAACGAGGAAGAGTTGCCGTTTACTTATTGGTCTCTAAATGTGTTAAATCTCTAAATTATCTCTAGCTGTGTTAGATTTTATAAGGTATCATTTTGAAAGGAGATTTTAAGGAGTCATTAAGAATGGGGGCATAAGAGAACAAACTTTCCAAGCTCCTTGGGGTTGGTTCCTTCCCCACCCGTGCAGCAGCACTTGTGATTCACACCCTCAGCTGTGTGTGGCTCCTGTCCCAGGTGGATTGGGAGgtctcattttcctttcaataGAACATTTTGGGTCAGGGAAGGCGACCCGAGAGCCTGTGCTTGAGTGAGGTAGATGAGTGGCACACCCCCAGAAGgttttctgtccctttttcTCTGTGTACCCCGTGCTCCAGAAGAGCTGGATCTCGTgtctcagggtgggcacaggacTCTGGCTTCCCTGGGGTTTATGTTCAAGCCTTCTCCTGTGTAACACCCTCTTGGGCAAGGCAGTTCacctctctcttcctcccctcccatTCATTTAAAATGGGAATGGTGGTGTTTGCTTTGGTCATGTCAGGCTGGATTTGTGAGCTTTTCAGTCTTTTAAAGTGGCAAGGgaaaaggaatatttatttttaggagGGGCACAGGAAATAGAAAGGTGATTACAACATTGGCAAAACCTCAAATTATGAAAGAGGACATTTGGTATTTCTCTCTGCTGAACAGAGACCTTACTAAACACTTTATATTATCTTCCCAGATAAGCCTTTTTCTGCATGGATGCAGCCCCAATAGCAGGGGACactcagcagagccagggaacaGTGTGCTTCAAGCACCACTTCAGCTTTTCTTTGAAGAATTCCAGTGCA is drawn from Zonotrichia leucophrys gambelii isolate GWCS_2022_RI chromosome 1, RI_Zleu_2.0, whole genome shotgun sequence and contains these coding sequences:
- the CREG1 gene encoding protein CREG1; its protein translation is MSRCAAVRGAMSASSAMARLLLLLCAASGLLLAAVAAIPPPEEAARMARYVLHSCDWGALATLSAQEGLRGRPFANIFSLSDGPPGPCGGSGVPYLYLTDMEISVQDLEVNSNASLTVSLAQTPYCRKHKYDPQNPLCAHIIFVGSIVKVNDSEADIAKKALFTRHPEMESWPKDHNWFFAKFNITNIWVLDYFGGLKIVTPEEYYSVKP